The Fusarium falciforme chromosome 4, complete sequence genomic interval CACAATATCTCATCCTACACAATGTCTTCTTGCTTCTGCTGTGATGCCATCCGACCCTACCGTCCCCAGCACCTTGACCACGAAGCCAAGTTCACCAGCTTCATGGCCTGGGTGCACAAAGAGGAATCCGAATCTGCACCCGTAACTGGAGCCGAGTCGACCAATCTCAACGATATTCATCCTTCTTTTGCAGTCCAACTCGTGCGCCAGGTGAACTTCGGACCTCTCGAAAGCAAGAGGTACTTCATCCCCCTCTCAGCTGCCACAGATGCATTCAAGGAAGTCACCGAAAGTGACCTGATCAGAGCCAACTTTCAAAAGCTCAATGCGTGAGTATGAATCTCTGGCTAGTTTTCTTGCGGCTAATTCCCCAGGATAGCTACAAGAACTTTCGGTGTGACGCGCACAACCGGTTCTTTGAAGTGAACCTTTACCAGCGCGATCCCATCAACAAGCACCACTGGCGAGACAACCTGGCCCGCCCAGCCACCGATATTGACTTGTGAAGGTATTCGACTACTTACTTGAGTGCGTCGCGAGGTATCGTACCCTGGCCATGTGGCCCTAGTTTGGACTCTCGGGCGAACTTGTCATGTAACTTCATTGATCTTGTCCCATATATTGAACAAGTAGTGGATGAAGTCAGCatcttctttattaaaaCGTCCATAGTCTCCCCCAAGTTATGAATCAAACATCAAAAGATAATGCTCTCCTTCTAATCAAGCCTGATACACGGGATGGCCTCATGAGATCAAGATTGGCGAACCCCCTACATCATGCAAATGGTCTGACAATAATCCAAGCATCATCCATGTCCAGTGCACACAACCCCACAGCTCAAGAACCGAAAGTTTTTCCTGCTTCCACAGACTTATAAGGACAGCCATCCCAGTCGCAAGTATTCTATCGCCTTGGTTAGCCAATTTCGTGCGACATGACAGACATCTCTCCTTATGCATACCTTGTAGACATTAGTTCCCCACCAAGAGAGGTGCTTAGATGCACCAGTGTAGAATACGGCAAAGAATATGAGAATACCAGCGATGGCCACCGAGCAGTCCAGCGCCGAGCTCAGAACAAAGTTGAAGCGACGCCACCAGCTCTCCTTCCGGCGCTTGATGAGCACGCTAAAAAGAAGACCGAACAAGGCCCAGCTGCCATAGTTGGTCCCCGACGCGGGAGGGATGTAGTTGAGTCCACCAAGAAAGAGGGGTACGTGGATCTTAGACAGCCACTTGACCTGCGGGAAGaccctcttcctcaagaGGTGGACAGCAATTGGGAGAACAGCGCCAACGAGGAAGAACCAGAGCAGCGGCCGATACAGAGCTCCCTTCTCGAAAAACCGACGGGGGCCAAGGGCGCCCCAGACCATGCTAGTGTTGAAGTGAGTGCGCGAAAAGGGGCAGTGGAATCCGTTGGGTGCGGTCTTTGGGTTGCAGACGTTGGGGATATGGTCCAGGGCCCAGTTGAGGACGGAAACCTGTCCAAGAGTGCCGACAACGAGGCCAACGACCTGAACCACGAAGAGGCTTCTTGGAGGGATCTAGAAAGATGATGTCAGCGAAGAGCTCCAGGCAACTATAGGAGAACAAGTCTAGCACAAACATTGCAGTATATGCCGAGCTTCAGGTCTTGTGCAAAGGCCAGTCCCTTGATGCCTGAAATGTATCCAACGTTGAAGAACCAGATATTGGCCAGAACTTTTCCTTCCCACACATAGCCGGCGATGATGCGACAGAAGATGTCGATTTGAATCTTCATATTGCTGGTGGCATACACCCAGGCAAGCTGTGTATATAGTCAGCAAGAGAGAGGGCCAGTGTTTGAGGGGGGAACTCActgggatgaagaagatagTGGATACCGCCATCGCAAATATGACTCCGTACCATCGCAGTTGAACTGGATAGTATTCATGCGCAAACAGCCCGACACCCAGGGCAACGAGAGCTGCCGTTGCGTACCACCAGGCCGGGACTTCTTTGTACTGGGGCTGGAGTTTCTGACGAGATGGACCATCTTTAGCTGATAGGCCGTGCCCGTCCTTATTGAACATTGTTCTAAAGGCAAGTGCAATCTCCTGGCGCTTTTCGAGGAAGAGCCAGACAAAGAGCGAAGAAATGGTGGCGAACGCAAGACCAAATGTGTTGAGGGCATAAGTGACAGGAAGATAGATCTGCGGTTTCTCGGTGTGAGGTCTCTGTCCCAGTTTGGGGGGAAACGTTGATATCCGTGGAGCTAGGGGTAAGAACTTACAGGAGAGTACTCTTGGTATTTTTCGAGGTCGAAAGCAAAGCCATCACGCTTGTTAATGACCTTGGACACGTTAAAGACTTGGCCCATATTGTCGTAGATTGAGTTGCTCTGCATAGGTAGGTAAGCAGACCACCACGTGTTCGTGTAGTAGAGGGCTGGAGTAACGACGTAGATCCAGAGCACGAGTGAACCCAGAACGTTGAGGATGGCCCAGGTTGGCACAACCAGAGGTGATCCGATGTAGGCGATCTGGCTCCCTAGCGCACTGTCAGCAATCATATCGTATTCATTCGAGTAAGAAGCCGTCACGTACAGTCAAAGGTGAAAGGCAAAAGCCCAATGCCACTCTTCATGCCAAAGATCTGATTGACCACGGGGTTTTTCGGGGCTATCCAGCAAACCCACGTGAAGTAGCCCAAGGCTGGGAAAAGAAAGTCTGGAAGCCAGTACCAGCAAAAGGAGGCCATGAATGCCATGAGGAAAAACCGGTATCGGGAAACCGTGCTATTTTTTGTCCAGTAAGCATACGCAAGGCTCTTGGACATCTAATCATGGGGAAACCTACCCTTCTACTTCCTCCTTGCGAGATGAGTGCAGCGCCGCGTTGAGAGCCGTGTTGCCCAAAACACCCGGCCATACAAGGTCTTTCGGCTCCACCACAAGCGAACGGCCCAGCCCTGCCAGGGCGAAGCCATAGAGGATGGTGGTCAGCGTAGCGAGGAGCTCAAACCCCCAGCCGGCATGCAGGCCGTAAAAGACACGCTGCTCGGTCAGGACATCAGCACTAAGACGGGTGAGGAAGCTGAGGTTTGCCAGGATGTAGATGAGCATGTTTTCCTATAGAATGCATGTCAGATCAAGCCCCCTGGGAAGTTCTCCCTCGTTCGTCTTTCTTCCATTGCCAGCGTCTACTCACCTTGTAGTTGAAAGGACCTGGGTTCAAGCTGTGGCGCTGGCCGAACACCGTGACGCCCCAGTCTGGGACGACGTACTGCCACGCCTTGCCAATGGGGTAGGCTAGAAACTGGATGGCCGATTGGGACAAGCTAACGGATGGGAAGCGTAAGGTGTAGAGGGTGTTGACGCCACTGCCCACGAGACAGAAGGCAATGCCGATAGTCCACATGCGGATGGTGAGGCATGGTAGGCTTGGGTCATCGGGACGGAAGTCAACGCCTGCTGCGCTCAGGACCTCTTCAACAGATTTCCCTGCCAAGTAAATCAGTATCATAGTCATTCAAGATTCCATACGGCTTGAACTCCTGCCCTACCTGAAGATGTCTCAGTGCGAGCAAACTCTGGCTGCTCGCTACTCATGTCTGGTTTGGGGGACTTGTCAACCGCAGTCATTTTGAATGATAATATGAGAGAGAGTGCACTCTCTAGGTGGCTAAGGTGCTGATTGATTACGATCAGATAAGATGGCGGCTGAGGCGAAGATATCTATTCCCAAGACCCGCCAAGACGGTACCACGGAAGAAGGGTCCCATCCACGAGGCTCGAGAACTGGAATACGCCACATTCTGTGGGGGTCCAGTTTGGGGGCTTTTGTGTGCCGAATGGCCCGATATTGAAGCATCAAGAGATTTGGTCATGTTCATGTAAGAGGGTGGAAGTCTTGTTGTATTTCTTGGCTCATGGAAGTGGACCAAGGGTTCTAGGTGTACCAACGCCGCTACGAGACAGCGTCCGCCATTGGAGGGGACAGGGGGAAAGGTGATATTGCCCAAGTACAACTACGATTTTCGCTCGCCTTCTACCTCACAAGGCAAGAAAACACTCTGATTCAAGTCCCAAATTCGACAGTCGGCCGATCGTTCGGAATGAAGCTGCCGTCTTCTCGGCACTGCCGTCAATTTCAAAGTGGAGCGGCTTCCAAAAGTGGGTAATTCTTTTCCTCATCTTGACTAGAAttgaaggaggccaagacccGAACAAGTGCCGTTGTTTCCGTCGCGTGCTTTACGAACTAAAGCTATCCTTGCAACGAGGCGCAGCAATAAATAACTCCACGCATCGAGCTGATTGCAGACTAGATTAGATAAGTTAAGCGATCCGAGTGGGATAAGATTAGATGGTTGTACCAAGTGACCTTTTGCAGTCTTGAGCCCGTTTTTCCAACTCGTCTTTTCGTTTATCAATCTTACTATCCCAACCGGTCTGGACGACCAGCACGCTATTCTCTTCCTGTTTGTCATTGTCACAGCATAAACACCTTTGCGTGAAGAGTCATTGCAGAGATAGCAATAAACGCATGAGAGTATATGGGAATTTCCTGATACAGTGACATCTCAAAAGGTCATGAAATTGTTGGACAAAGTGCTGGACGCATTCACTGAGCTCTTCGAAGGTGCCTCTGCAGGCTAccactaaaaaaaaaaaaaaaatattcgGTTTGGCAAGTCGTCCGCTCGACCAGCTTAAGATCTGACTCGCATAGCTCTCAGTGGCTCTGTCGAGTGGCGCCCTTCAAACCACAGGCCAATATCCTGCCATTCTCGACTGCGTCTGTGCTATTTTGTGAAACAAATTGCTGGCACGTGGAGGTAATCCTGTTTGCGTAGTCGGGATTCTGTTTTCACACGAGCCACGGGAATAAAGAAGTGAAATGAGTAACGTGTTAGGTTGAAGCTGTGAAGCCTTTCGAGTCTTGAGTTCAACCACAGATTGTAACGAGGTACCGCGCATGTCGCTGGATAGCCGCTTATGCACGGTAGGAAAGGGAGAAAGCCCACTGAGGAACTCGCAGAGTACTTGAGGCTGTTCTGCCCCCGCTGTAGGGTACCTCGGTCACTTCGCCGAGAGCAGAACGTGTTATGTTAGAGAGCAACTTCAAGAGCAGAACACAGAATAAGCATGGAAGTTAATAAGCTGTCTCACTCACGAACTCCTCTTTTGGCGTTGGGATGAGTTGGATGAGAACTGGACCAGGTTGAATGGTAAAAATGCTCTGAAGAGCAATGGTGAACAAGACGCGAACTCCATGCCGAGGCGCAAGAGGGGGCTCCTCAACGGGGCGTTAGTCACGTGACTAggagataagataagataagatgATCAAAGCCACACAGGCACGTCATACCTGATAGAGTGGCTAACCATCCaccttttttctctctcgcACCTAAAAGCGATCTCGCGATAGCCTCACGTCCCCCTCAAGGTAAACACAGGTCATACCGCAATAAAGAGTCtcaacatcgccaagatgTGTATGTCTTTTGAGAGTTATTGTACTATGACGAGACAGTGATGGTCGTGCTAGTATTGCATGAATTTTGACGCGATACTTAGGGGATttctacttaatatatattaaccctGATTAAACTATAGATTCCCTAACTGAACTCTTATCTGTCCTCTCTGTCCAGACGACGATAATAACAAAGCCAACTGCTAAAGAGCACATCAAAGCCAAGATAGACATCCACCATCCAGAACCAATATTTTTGATGGCAACAGGCGACACGACGGTGCCAATAGCGGCCAGGATGTTGCGGACCAAGTTCAAATCGGCTACGACAGAAGCACCAACTCCCGGCTTGATATCGACAAGGAAGGGCATGATAGTGGTGGTGACGAGCATGAGCCCCAGTCCGAACATGAAAGCACCAACCAGAGGGGCGACCCAGAATACCTTGTGCTCAACCAGCCACCCGTAGATGAGCAGTCCAGCCGGGACAAAGCCGACGCCGTACCACACCGTCTTGATTCTCTCAACAGGGCGAAGCTCGCCATCATGGGTGAGCTGGTACTGGCGTAGCTTAGCGTCGCTCAACTTGCCACCAAGGATGCTCCCGATTGCGTATCCCAGACAGTTGCTGATATAGCAAAGGCCAATCTCAATGGCGGAGAAGTTGTAGGGCGGCGCCGAGTAAGCGTAGGGGAGCGTTGTGTTAAAGCAGTAGAGACTGGCGAAGCAGATGCTCACGTAGGCGATGGTCAAGGCGATAGATGGCACCAGCAGGAGCTGCAACTTGGGCAGCGGAGCTAGTGCATCACGCTTGACTGCCTTGTACCACGGCCTCTCCTGCTCTTGCTGACCCTCAGCGGTCTTGACCAATGTCTCGGGCAGGCACAGCATAGTGAGCATGGCAGCACTGAAGGTAAAGATGGCCATGAAATACAAGTTTGAACGCCAGCCAAGCCATACTTGCAAGGCACCTCCAATGATCGGAGCAATCAGAGGCCCGATCAGAGTCCCCAGGTAGAACCACCCTAGGGCCGATCCACGCTCGGTCGAGATATAGATGTCGCTGATAACACCGGCGCCAACGCTCTGCGCGGATGAGCAACCCAGCGCCTCGACAAGTCGAAATATAATGATCAGGGACAGCGAGTTGGAAACGGCACAGACGATGACAGCCGCCGTCGAGATGAGAAAACTTGCCACCAGCACAGGTCGGCGGCCGTACTCCTGACTCAAGGTACTCCACCACAACGGAGCAATCGCTAGGCCCAGGAGGAAGACAGTCGTAGTCAGGGCGACCTTGGTCTCCGTGGTGTGGAAGTAGTCCACCAAGGTTGCAAAGGATGGGAAGAGGATGCATGAGGCAAAGGGTGCTGTGAAGGCCGACAGAGTAATGATGGCGACGATAGCACGCTTTTGCCATATGGAGTGACTCTTTGGGTCCTCAAGTTTTCGTACAAAGCAGAAGCTATCAAACCATGTTTGCGCTGACCGCGTGCGCTTCGCGGTGGATGTGGTTTCTGACATTGTTTGCGATTGGATATGAGTGTTGTCTGAGGGATACGTGAATGTTATTAAGAAGTGAGGTGAAAGCTTGCTTGATGTGAGATTTTTgtgaaaataataaagaaatagccCATACGCATATgcctctatatatatatgcaGCCATGGTGAAATATTATCTGATATTGCAAGATGAACCCGGGGATTCGGGTTTTCAGGTCTCGGGAATTTCATCCGAAATGTTCGATCCAGCCACACCTGACTCGTCAAGCCACTGTACCCGGACCAAGGATCTGTAACCAGTACCTTTCAGAAGAGCGGATAAATCGGCAGGCACAGTTAGTACAATAAAGATAACCAAAGCCTGGGACTGGAAGCACACTCCCGGTTAGTCCGTGTTATATCCACTGAGTACGAGGTTTTTTAACCAAGTTCACCCAGAAACTACGTTACTAATAAGCCACATGTGCTGACGCATGCGGGATTTTCGTTCGGGAATATAACTACAGATTAACCTCTAGTTATATTCCCGACCACCTTTGACCTATAATCCCGATACTACTGACTCAAGCCAATCTACTCGACGCTGGAAAATGAACAGAAGCTGCGTCAGCTGTGCCAGCTCAAAGGTCCGCTGCGATCTTGACACAAAGGGTACGCCCTGCTCACGATGCATGTACAAAGATTCGCCGTGCGTCAGGGCGGGACGGAAGAAGCGAACAAGAAAGACGACAACGACCACGGCAACACCCATCATCAGCCCCGTTCCATCACCACAGACGGGCAGCCAGAATACCAATCCAGAGCCATCACACGGGGAAAATGTCAACCTCCCGTTCCTCAACACACCGTCAGTGGGTGACATCGACTTATCTCAGCTTGTAGATATCGAAAGCATGTTTGACATGAGCTCTTGGACATGGAGCCCGGAGGATATGGCATCTATACTCGGCGAGACCGACATACCCCAGAGCCATGGTTCATGGCCCGCATCCCCGGGAATTCCAGTCACAAGAGAAGGATTCCTGTGCCCAGATACGTTCCGCCTCCCAGCCGACTATACTCTGGACCTTGACAGCCCAGAGTCCATCCCGGTGCATCGGCTTGAGACGTTGGCGAGACTGTTCTTTTCTCGTTTCCATTCTTTCATACCTCTATTGCATATCCCAACATTTCGTCTTGCCTCATCCGCTCCGGTCCTCGTTCGAACGATATGTTTCATTGGCGCTGGTTTTGACAGTGACCCGTCATCCATATCGGACGCCATGTTGTTGTATGGATCCCTTCCGTCATTGCTCGCCAAATGCTGTCTCTTCTCCAATGGAACGTCACCAACCTTTGAACAGCTGCAGGCTTTGGTGCTACTGCAGTTTGCTACAGTGGCAAATGGTGGAAGTGCCGAGAGGGCTGCAGCGCGGCTTCTGCACCCTCTCCTCGTCGCGGCAATACGGCACGAAGGGCTCCTCAAGATCCATGGAGAGTGCACCCGCGCGGCGCGGAAAGCGCAGTCCTGGAGGCCATGGATTCAAAAGGAATCGAGCAAGAGGGTCCTCTGGGGCGTCTACGCCGTCGACTGCTACCAGTCGATACTCTGCGGCAGCAAACCCCTCCTCTCTCCGACAGACACGAGAGCGTCTTTTCCGTGCGACGAGGAGAGCTGGGCCGCTTGCTCAGCTTCTTTGTGGGCCGCACTTCCGGCGCAGGATCCGTCGAGCTGCTTCCTATCCTCGGTCAAGGACTTGATGATGGGGCAAGCCCCTGCCGAGTCAAACATGACCATATTTGGCATGAATCTGCTTATCCTGGCCGTGAACGCGTTGCTGCTGGAAGCCCAAACTTCAGTGTTGCCAGTTGACACTTCTGCCCTGGACCAAGCGTTGCAGACATGGTTTACATCTTGGGAACAGTTTCGAGGACAGCCTCACATTCGCTCTGCTAGAACAGCAAGCTCCAATCTCATCTCGAATAGTTTGTCATTATATTACTTGGCTGTTCACTTTTTGAGAAATGGACGCCCTGTCCTTGATAATCAAGCTTATCTAGAAACGTCCGCCGACTCTAGGAACCCTCTCATAATTAGA includes:
- a CDS encoding MFS domain-containing protein, coding for MSETTSTAKRTRSAQTWFDSFCFVRKLEDPKSHSIWQKRAIVAIITLSAFTAPFASCILFPSFATLVDYFHTTETKVALTTTVFLLGLAIAPLWWSTLSQEYGRRPVLVASFLISTAAVIVCAVSNSLSLIIIFRLVEALGCSSAQSVGAGVISDIYISTERGSALGWFYLGTLIGPLIAPIIGGALQVWLGWRSNLYFMAIFTFSAAMLTMLCLPETLVKTAEGQQEQERPWYKAVKRDALAPLPKLQLLLVPSIALTIAYVSICFASLYCFNTTLPYAYSAPPYNFSAIEIGLCYISNCLGYAIGSILGGKLSDAKLRQYQLTHDGELRPVERIKTVWYGVGFVPAGLLIYGWLVEHKVFWVAPLVGAFMFGLGLMLVTTTIMPFLVDIKPGVGASVVADLNLVRNILAAIGTVVSPVAIKNIGSGWWMSILALMCSLAVGFVIIVVWTERTDKSSVRESIV